A single genomic interval of Aedes aegypti strain LVP_AGWG chromosome 1, AaegL5.0 Primary Assembly, whole genome shotgun sequence harbors:
- the LOC5572101 gene encoding IQ domain-containing protein D: MENITAAVSQPNIKTFDFELRKKWIDLIVDELEDNLQLFFCLVNSIQNLRHSQAREESWTEIYKLSKLEPIDLIDRLKSLHTKLGFCRYEIPDKYEYILREVQRLRRMLPIEIETLLPYKRLRTQDEKLQWITNILVTKTKIQSLRNKIQTTQSATEEMKQETVTLIDGSSDEIQQIIDESQQVLIELKHAEDLKFADLQNETSRKTLDLGSLTEYHNLVNEHDQKRRKITKLTVQLQLWIKQYDKFVGEPIKELQELEEEVDQFEGWKETVYDPQMERYEALKASVDQFESELIEEQVGMFRIAHAARIIQRGWRRVLEKRKRKKKNRKKGKRKGMARVAKIKRK; this comes from the exons ATGGAAAACATTACGGCTGCGGTATCCCAACCGAACATTAAAACTTTCGATTTTGAACTGCGAAAGAAATGGATCGACCTTATCGTTGATGAATTAGAAGATAACCTGCAGTTATTTTTCTGTCTTGTAAACAGTATTCAAAATTTGCGTCACTCTCAAGCGCGAGAAGAATCATGGACCGAAATCTATAAGCTATCGAAATTGGAGCCGATCGATTTGATAGACCGATTAAAGTCCTTGCATACAAAATTGGGCTTCTGTAGATATGAA ATTCCAGATAAGTATGAATACATCTTGAGAGAGGTACAAAGATTACGACGAATGTTGCCCATTGAAATCGAAACTCTTCTCCCATACAAGCGACTGCGCACACAAGACGAGAAGCTCCAGTGGATCACAAACATTCTGGTcaccaaaacaaaaattcaaagtttacGGAATAAAATTCAAACTACACAGAGTGCTACAGAAGAAATGAAACAGGAAACTGTAACGTTGATCGACGGAAGTTCCGATGAAATTCAACAAATTATTGATGAGTCCCAACAGGTGCTGATTGAACTAAAACACGCCGAAGATCTGAAGTTTGCCGATCTTCAAAATGAAACTTCTAGAAAGACGTTAGACTTAGGCAGCCTCACCGAGTATCACAATCTAGTGAACGAACATGatcaaaaacgtcgaaaaatcACCAAACTGACGGTTCAGTTGCAGTTGTGGATAAAGCAGTATGACAAGTTTGTTGGAGAGCCCATAAAGGAGCTGCAAGAGTTAGAAGAAGAAGTTGACCAGTTTGAAGGATGGAAAGAAACCGTGTATGATCCCCAAATGGAGCGGTATGAAGCACTAAAAGCAAGTGTTGATCAGTTTGAGTCCGAGCTGATCGAGGAGCAGGTTGGAATGTTTCGGATAGCACATGCTGCTCGCATAATCCAAAGGGGTTGGCGAAGGGTACTCGAGAAAAGGAAACGAAAGAAGAAAAATAGAAAGAAGGGCAAGAGGAAGGGCATGGCAAGAGTTGCGAAAATTAAAAGGAAATAA